The genome window GACGGGCGTGCACCGCTCGTCGTACCTTCCCCCGCCGTTTCTCCCGGCGTGCGCTCCTCTGCTGCGTCGGTTCGGTCATCGAATCATCCCGGGTTGACAGTAGGGGTCGTTCCCCGTCCACGCCATCGCGACGCGGTGGCCGACCGCGGTGGAGTCGCGGGCTCCGGTCAGGAGCCGTGTTCGACGCCGTAGCCCGCCAGCCCGATGGCGGCGATGACGGCGTCGTCCGAGACGGTGCCGGCGACCTGGACTTCTCTCCGGTCCACCGTCACGACGGCGGAGTCGACCTCCGGAACCGCCGCCAGGGCCTCCTCGATGGCCCTCTTGCAGTGGTCGCAGGAGATGTCCGGAACGTTGAACACCCGGTTCGTCATCTGGTCGTCCTCTCGTGGTCAGTCATTGAAGCCGTGTCGTGGGTGGCCGTCGGGCGGCGGTAGCCGTCGAACCGGCGCAGTCGGAGCGAGTTGGTGACCACGAACACCGACGAGAACCCCATTGCCCCGGCGGCGATCATCGGGTTGAGGATGCCGAGGGCGGCTAGCGGGATGGCTGCGGTGTTGTAGGCGAACGCCCAGAAGAGGTTGCCCTTGATGGTGGCCAGGGTCTGTCGCGAGAGTGCGATTGCATCGGCAACGGCTCTCAGGTCGCCTGAGACGATCGTGAGGTCCGACGTCTCGATCGCCACGTCGGTTCCGGTGCCGACGGCGATGCCGAGGTCCGAGCGTGCCAGCGCCGGGGCGTCGTTGATGCCGTCACCGACCATTGCCACCACCTGGCCCTCGGCCTGGAGGCGCTGGATCTCCGCGTCCTTGTCCTCCGGCATCACCTCGGCGACGACCCGGTCGATTCCGACCGCCGAT of Acidimicrobiales bacterium contains these proteins:
- a CDS encoding heavy-metal-associated domain-containing protein, producing the protein MTNRVFNVPDISCDHCKRAIEEALAAVPEVDSAVVTVDRREVQVAGTVSDDAVIAAIGLAGYGVEHGS